The following proteins come from a genomic window of Nostoc sp. TCL26-01:
- a CDS encoding outer membrane beta-barrel protein, with protein MNKCVYSFLLAIPISLSFAISTDAEEVSTKASDLIPIHNQPPQSKAENLEITQNLNTANSPHLSEKNYWYISGSVGGSSPKNITVRQGNDSASIGVDNAFQGNIAVGYQWDEVRAELEVGYGSYGVNTFKSGDVTIPLTGTVSATTVFVNGYWDIPSDSKWRSYIGAGIGVGFPEFSELKSGEATNPPSGGTALALQGKVGIQYELAKKSNVFVELKYQNLGSFSTGSGENKANIDSINSLGMSVGYRQGF; from the coding sequence ATGAATAAGTGTGTTTACTCTTTTTTATTGGCTATACCAATTAGCCTATCTTTTGCTATCTCTACTGACGCTGAAGAAGTTTCTACAAAAGCTTCAGATTTGATTCCTATTCATAATCAGCCACCTCAATCCAAAGCAGAAAATCTAGAAATTACTCAAAATTTGAACACGGCAAATTCACCTCATCTTTCTGAAAAAAACTATTGGTATATCAGTGGAAGTGTTGGTGGTAGTTCCCCCAAAAATATTACTGTTAGACAAGGTAATGATTCAGCTTCCATTGGTGTTGATAATGCTTTTCAAGGAAATATTGCAGTAGGTTATCAATGGGATGAAGTTCGCGCTGAACTCGAAGTTGGTTATGGTTCTTACGGTGTTAATACTTTTAAAAGTGGTGATGTTACTATTCCACTCACCGGTACTGTGAGTGCAACTACCGTCTTCGTCAATGGTTATTGGGATATTCCCAGTGATTCTAAGTGGCGTTCTTATATTGGTGCTGGAATAGGTGTTGGTTTTCCGGAATTTAGTGAACTCAAATCTGGTGAAGCAACTAATCCCCCTAGTGGTGGTACAGCTTTAGCATTGCAAGGAAAAGTCGGTATTCAATATGAATTGGCTAAAAAAAGCAATGTGTTTGTAGAATTAAAGTATCAAAATCTCGGCAGTTTTAGTACTGGCTCTGGTGAGAATAAAGCTAATATCGACTCTATCAATTCTCTGGGTATGAGTGTTGGTTATCGTCAAGGTTTTTGA
- a CDS encoding nucleotidyl transferase AbiEii/AbiGii toxin family protein: protein MRIIASLSAVNNFGVQLVFAGGTSLSKGFGLIKRFSEDLDFKVILPKANPTRNECSNYRKQIVEVIRGSSSEWSLEGEPKSENANCKFTYNIRYKENFHTPAALRPYIKLDCMLMNIRNLLQECLTL, encoded by the coding sequence ATGCGGATAATTGCATCCTTGAGCGCTGTCAATAATTTTGGTGTGCAGTTAGTTTTTGCAGGGGGAACTAGCTTATCAAAAGGGTTTGGACTTATTAAACGTTTTTCGGAAGACCTTGATTTCAAAGTAATTTTGCCAAAAGCAAATCCTACACGAAATGAATGTAGTAACTATCGAAAGCAAATTGTTGAAGTAATCCGTGGTAGTAGTTCAGAATGGTCATTGGAGGGCGAACCAAAGTCTGAAAATGCAAATTGTAAATTTACTTACAACATTCGATACAAAGAAAATTTTCACACACCTGCGGCACTTCGTCCCTATATAAAGTTAGATTGTATGCTAATGAATATCAGAAATTTGTTACAGGAATGTCTTACGCTGTAG
- a CDS encoding aspartyl protease, translating to MIRSKSEKMGKVTTTITITNQIDQTLAERGFIPVEQVRSITLHDVLVDTGATRLCLPKNIIIDLGLPLQGEVDVKIATGVHKARIFKMLNLAVEGREGIFNCIELPEGADPLLGLIPLEDLGLEPDLQNQKLLVLPVEGKDTYLMVL from the coding sequence ATGATACGTAGCAAAAGTGAAAAAATGGGCAAAGTAACTACCACAATTACTATTACTAACCAAATTGATCAGACGCTTGCAGAAAGAGGATTTATTCCAGTAGAACAAGTACGCTCAATCACTTTACATGATGTTTTAGTGGACACAGGCGCAACAAGACTGTGCTTACCTAAAAATATTATTATTGATTTGGGATTACCTCTACAAGGTGAAGTAGACGTAAAAATAGCTACAGGAGTACATAAAGCCCGGATTTTTAAAATGTTAAATCTTGCGGTTGAGGGAAGAGAAGGGATTTTTAACTGTATTGAACTACCAGAAGGTGCAGATCCGTTATTGGGATTAATACCTTTAGAAGATTTAGGATTAGAACCAGATTTGCAAAATCAAAAATTGCTGGTTTTACCAGTGGAAGGAAAGGATACTTATTTAATGGTTTTGTGA
- a CDS encoding PstS family phosphate ABC transporter substrate-binding protein, translated as MGATNKIFVQAIAAGITSVLLLTTISGSYWLWQSQLSNWGDKKTNLTKVPDVPQGIFRYGGSTSFAPLRNPNIVARIRQAHPDYSLVYTEPPPGNKPGSGIGIKMLIDGQLSFSQSSRPVKDAEYNAAKLRFFQLEQIPVAIDGIAIYINPQVSIPGLTVSQIKDIFTGKITNWQQINGPDLAITPISRDPKDGGTPEFFQETVLEKANFSNSVQPYIRDTTSGIKKVAKISGAIGYATASEVCDQSLVKTLAIARSNNQNFVAPCIGKKVNKADFSQDIYPITRRLFVVIKRDGKIDEKSGLAYANMLLTDEGQEIVNQVGLVPLHSVAETSKN; from the coding sequence ATGGGTGCTACTAATAAAATCTTTGTTCAGGCGATCGCCGCAGGTATCACTAGTGTTTTACTACTGACTACTATTAGCGGTAGTTACTGGTTATGGCAATCTCAATTGAGCAATTGGGGAGACAAAAAAACAAATCTAACTAAAGTACCTGATGTTCCTCAAGGCATATTTAGATATGGAGGCTCTACTAGCTTTGCGCCATTGAGAAATCCCAATATAGTAGCGCGAATTCGTCAAGCACATCCAGATTATTCATTAGTTTATACTGAACCACCACCAGGCAATAAACCCGGTTCTGGTATTGGCATTAAAATGCTAATAGATGGGCAACTAAGCTTTTCTCAATCTTCTCGACCTGTGAAAGATGCAGAGTATAATGCTGCAAAACTGAGGTTTTTTCAATTAGAACAAATACCTGTTGCTATTGATGGCATTGCGATTTATATCAATCCCCAAGTATCTATTCCCGGTTTAACTGTGTCGCAAATTAAAGATATTTTTACTGGCAAAATTACCAATTGGCAACAAATAAATGGCCCTGATTTAGCAATTACCCCTATTAGTCGTGACCCCAAGGATGGGGGAACACCGGAGTTTTTTCAAGAAACAGTTTTAGAGAAAGCTAATTTTAGTAACTCCGTACAACCTTACATTAGAGATACCACAAGTGGCATCAAAAAAGTAGCGAAAATTTCCGGTGCAATTGGTTATGCTACAGCATCAGAAGTTTGTGATCAAAGTTTAGTGAAAACTCTGGCGATCGCTAGAAGCAATAATCAAAATTTTGTGGCTCCTTGTATTGGGAAAAAAGTTAATAAAGCTGATTTTTCTCAAGATATTTATCCCATTACTAGACGACTGTTTGTAGTCATTAAACGAGATGGTAAAATAGACGAAAAGTCAGGTTTAGCCTACGCCAATATGTTGCTAACTGATGAAGGTCAAGAAATAGTTAATCAAGTAGGTTTAGTCCCTTTACATAGTGTGGCAGAAACGAGTAAAAATTAA
- a CDS encoding ShlB/FhaC/HecB family hemolysin secretion/activation protein: MTNSRIVEKMASGWNDARQQFRFQCYSISLLLTLIIFPNVTSAQSTPPPGVTIPSTTPETIEQTIPKPNPPSPPPSISPSPEPILPTSETPTPSNATFPSSESFFVNKIQVLGATVLQKEIADLIKPFANRQVTFADLLQLRTDITELYIKNGYVTSGAFLPNNQNLTGGVVKIQVVEGELEKIEISGLRSLQSVYVRSRLAQATSKPLNRKRLEAALQLLQLDPIIQRVNAELTAGSTPGQNILQVIITEAPAFHGGVFVANNQSPSIGSTQVGVFINHDNLLGFGDRFTAEYGMTDGLNLYDVSYAVPLNASNGTLNLRVNNTDSRIVNSFRNLKIRSETQTYSLSYRHPLYRQPQSEFALSLGLDLRHSQTFLLDNIPFSFSPGAERGEAKVSVLRFAQDWVNRNDTRVLAARSQFSLGIGAFDATVNDTGTDGRFFSWLGQFQWVQRLSPKTLLLTRFNAQLTGDALLSLEKFSIGGVDTVRGYSQNQLVADNGMTGSVEVRIPLTSNANTLQIAPFFDFGTVWNNRISNPQPQTIAGFGLGLLWQPMQDLNLRLDYGIPLTDVNSRGNTLQDKGFYFSLRYQPF; the protein is encoded by the coding sequence ATGACTAACTCCAGAATTGTGGAAAAGATGGCATCCGGGTGGAATGATGCACGCCAACAGTTCCGATTTCAGTGTTACAGCATATCGTTACTCTTAACTTTAATTATTTTCCCGAATGTTACCTCTGCCCAATCAACGCCACCGCCAGGAGTGACAATTCCCTCCACCACACCGGAGACTATCGAACAAACTATTCCCAAGCCAAATCCGCCATCTCCCCCTCCTTCTATCTCTCCCTCGCCTGAACCAATTCTTCCTACTTCTGAGACACCCACACCATCAAATGCAACTTTTCCCAGTAGTGAAAGTTTTTTTGTGAACAAAATTCAAGTTTTGGGTGCGACAGTTCTCCAGAAGGAAATAGCAGATTTAATTAAGCCATTTGCAAATCGCCAAGTTACTTTTGCTGACTTACTGCAATTACGTACAGACATCACCGAACTTTATATTAAAAATGGCTATGTCACTAGTGGGGCATTTTTACCCAATAATCAGAATTTGACTGGTGGTGTGGTAAAAATTCAGGTGGTAGAGGGTGAGTTAGAAAAAATTGAAATATCTGGATTAAGGAGTTTACAATCAGTTTATGTGCGATCGCGTCTTGCTCAAGCCACTTCTAAACCCCTAAACCGCAAACGTTTAGAAGCCGCACTGCAACTATTACAACTAGATCCTATAATTCAACGAGTGAATGCAGAGTTAACCGCAGGTAGCACCCCTGGGCAGAATATCTTACAAGTGATAATTACTGAAGCACCAGCTTTTCACGGGGGGGTATTTGTGGCTAACAATCAATCTCCCAGTATTGGTTCCACCCAAGTGGGGGTGTTTATTAACCATGATAACTTGCTGGGGTTTGGCGATCGCTTCACTGCTGAATATGGCATGACGGATGGACTCAACCTCTATGATGTCAGTTATGCCGTTCCTCTCAACGCCAGCAACGGAACTCTCAATTTACGTGTAAACAACACCGACAGCCGCATTGTCAATAGTTTCCGCAATTTAAAAATTAGAAGTGAAACTCAAACCTACTCTTTAAGTTATCGTCATCCTCTCTATCGTCAACCCCAATCAGAATTTGCTCTCAGTTTGGGACTAGATTTACGTCACTCGCAAACATTTCTCCTTGATAATATCCCTTTTTCTTTTTCCCCTGGTGCGGAACGAGGAGAAGCAAAAGTTTCTGTGCTGCGCTTTGCTCAAGATTGGGTAAACCGCAATGACACAAGAGTTTTAGCTGCCCGTTCTCAATTTAGCCTGGGGATTGGGGCATTTGATGCTACAGTCAATGATACAGGTACAGATGGACGCTTCTTTTCTTGGTTGGGGCAATTTCAATGGGTGCAGCGTTTATCGCCAAAGACGTTACTCTTAACTAGGTTCAACGCCCAACTAACGGGAGATGCTTTACTATCCCTAGAAAAATTTAGTATTGGCGGAGTTGATACAGTTCGTGGTTACAGTCAAAATCAACTTGTCGCTGACAATGGTATGACAGGTTCAGTTGAAGTCCGCATTCCCTTAACATCAAACGCTAATACACTGCAAATCGCACCTTTTTTTGATTTCGGGACAGTGTGGAATAATCGTATTAGTAATCCGCAGCCACAGACGATTGCTGGTTTTGGCTTGGGTTTATTGTGGCAACCTATGCAAGATTTAAATCTGCGTTTAGATTATGGCATTCCTCTAACTGATGTGAATAGTCGAGGGAATACTTTACAAGATAAAGGTTTTTATTTTTCACTGCGATATCAGCCGTTTTGA
- a CDS encoding tetratricopeptide repeat protein, with protein sequence MSVINTSPIAWLYRPYLDLGIFNGGVPHLYGIEFSYCNLINKSPVNHGTQVIYPYSFRESLLRETGMQQYKIDNPLELPNELRTKRWNNLCEHLTHYQELELTTKIKVISLLRNLCLHKAVLDYIPEMSEVEIASESVLAKLALYRAISNFSLNEDQGILKEKDLEQFEKIANYAAPKSATRLSASLQLVVQYAKNFRSLEKSEYWREIATNEIQNLQPLLDDFSYKILLSVYYRAVVFVPLLQKDKHKVIQEMDICQSYAESLTAENENQQIVALENKCIVLESRTKEALWLRDLDLAEERARKLTQMSPLEPRYCLELGEILIKQEKIEEAAKMYRSAARLGPPGTAIAWFMAGQCHEKLGELDIACDCYLASIQMDSLAISAVERLNRLAPRLGNLALVNWSNMRLSELREQQKNIVNQPRTSYIPEASSELKKAGEVIMV encoded by the coding sequence ATGTCTGTAATTAACACTTCACCTATAGCTTGGCTATATCGCCCTTATTTAGATTTAGGGATTTTCAATGGTGGTGTTCCACATCTATATGGAATCGAGTTCAGTTATTGTAACTTAATCAATAAAAGCCCTGTTAATCATGGAACACAAGTAATATATCCATATTCATTTAGAGAATCTTTGTTGCGAGAAACCGGTATGCAACAATATAAAATTGATAATCCATTGGAACTACCAAATGAATTAAGAACAAAAAGATGGAATAATCTTTGTGAACACTTAACTCACTATCAAGAACTTGAACTAACGACAAAAATCAAAGTTATAAGTCTCTTAAGAAACTTATGTTTGCATAAAGCTGTTTTGGATTATATACCAGAGATGTCTGAGGTAGAGATAGCTAGCGAAAGTGTATTAGCCAAACTAGCTTTATATCGAGCTATCTCTAATTTTTCCTTAAATGAAGATCAAGGTATTTTAAAAGAAAAGGACTTGGAGCAATTTGAAAAAATCGCTAATTATGCTGCACCTAAAAGTGCAACACGTTTAAGTGCTTCCTTACAACTAGTAGTACAATATGCTAAAAACTTCAGAAGTCTAGAAAAATCTGAATATTGGCGAGAAATTGCTACTAATGAAATTCAAAATCTTCAACCTTTGCTCGATGATTTTAGTTATAAAATTTTACTTAGTGTCTATTATCGTGCTGTCGTTTTTGTTCCTCTCCTCCAAAAAGATAAACACAAAGTAATACAAGAAATGGATATCTGCCAATCTTATGCAGAAAGCTTAACTGCTGAAAATGAAAATCAGCAAATAGTAGCTTTAGAAAACAAATGTATTGTTTTAGAAAGCCGAACTAAAGAAGCACTTTGGCTTCGCGATCTGGATCTGGCTGAAGAGAGAGCAAGAAAGTTAACTCAAATGAGTCCATTAGAACCCAGATATTGTTTAGAATTAGGAGAAATTTTAATCAAGCAAGAAAAAATAGAAGAAGCTGCTAAGATGTATCGTTCCGCAGCTAGATTAGGGCCACCAGGAACAGCGATCGCTTGGTTTATGGCGGGTCAATGCCATGAAAAACTAGGAGAATTAGATATAGCTTGTGATTGTTATCTCGCTTCAATCCAGATGGATTCACTTGCCATTTCTGCTGTAGAGCGACTTAATCGTTTAGCTCCTCGTTTAGGTAATTTAGCACTTGTGAACTGGAGTAATATGCGCTTATCAGAATTACGAGAACAGCAAAAAAATATAGTAAATCAACCCAGAACTTCTTACATACCAGAAGCATCTTCTGAGTTGAAGAAAGCTGGAGAAGTAATTATGGTTTAG